GCCACCGGTGATTTTTGACATGGAATCCGAAGAGAACTCTTCTAACTGACGAAGTGCCTCATTGGTTGCCGCCATGATCAGATCCTCTAACATCTCGATGTCATCCGGATCAACCACTTCTTCTGATAATTTTACTTTTGTTACTTCTCTCTTACCGGAAACAGTAACTTCAACAGCTCCACCACCTGCTGCTGCTGTAATCTCTTTTTCTTCTAATTCTTTCTGTGCCTCTTCCATCTGACGCTGCATTTTCTGCGCCTGTTTCATAAGGTTGTTCATGTTGCCCGGCATACCG
The Roseburia rectibacter DNA segment above includes these coding regions:
- a CDS encoding YbaB/EbfC family nucleoid-associated protein, giving the protein MAKRGGFPGGMPGNMNNLMKQAQKMQRQMEEAQKELEEKEITAAAGGGAVEVTVSGKREVTKVKLSEEVVDPDDIEMLEDLIMAATNEALRQLEEFSSDSMSKITGGMGGLGGLPF